The DNA segment gcacaaacacCACGGTGGAAGGCTGGAGGGGTGGTTTAGTTCAGTTTTCAGTTACGAGGAATTGAATGGGCATTCTACAAAGGAGAATCCCACAGCCTGAGCCAGGAAACCATTCAAAGAATTACAAAAGGAAAcggtctcagtgacccaggagcaatcccaagagaaggaggaaaaaaggagttAGCCGAGCCAGGAGAAATCAGTATGGAGCAAGGGCTCACCattcttatgctattttaagaaaaacacagataAAGCCTGAGGTCCTCAGCCCTCAAGCATTCCCTCGCTGATGGTTTCTGCAAGTAACACTCAAGGTGACAAGGGGAGAGGAAAAGTCAATGGACCCTGGGCAAGAgtttgaatttgaaaacaaagagaCATGTCAGACTCATAACAgaacacacagtctgcagacgaggccacaAGAGgctgctgcaaaaacaaaaagaatacatatcCCAGAGAGACAACCACCGAACACGACCTCCCAATTTATCTGGGCCTCCGTGGTCACCTCAGGAGGGCGGGAGCTACAAGTGGAAAACCGGAGACACACGAGGTACTGAAACggaaaaaaaccacagaaaggatggaggattaggcttttcAGAGTAGACTATActccagcaaaacaaaaatttgagCCTTCTTTCCCATATGACAATCGCTCTCATATcacaccgagtgggagacaggtctcaggacccttgactgaagagaccacaggccccgagttcgggtgtttcttccataaccgatcatcggctgtggaatgtcagggctccactcgctgcagacagtgacaggggcgggcttgtcctccagggagcccagaacgtggtgtctgttgaagacccgtgtgcagaaccgacaagTCTGCCCTctgtcagaggaccctctttccctctacaacagacacctccctccccagggcaggacggcgaagacgcggtccatcaagtgcgtctgctaagggaccagagggacacggccgtgagcccagtcaggGCCGCcagtgcacggggaagccccggagagcgatctgcccttcttctgcagtgactcaaggaagaaacagaggactatgctttcctcttaccgagcggagcagctggcggtgggggtcGAGGTTGCACAGGTCAGCAagtgggaccaggtgcaggtgcccagctgggcgacgacgggccgctcacggggcaggccacgcaggctggtcctcggaaaggttggggccttCTGGCCCACGGGGTGAcatgcaggacagaagggagggctgggttggatgacagacaaaagcgccaacactgacaagagccgaaacccaacacAGCAGctgtcggcaccgggcaccctcccctccaccgggtgcccagagagcagcaaggcgccacacgctccgcccagccctctggggcctgcctgcagcctgggccgcacagggggacatgGGGATATGACCCTGACGCCACACgtcgccgccgctgtctccaagtggaggaagccaagggtcctcctgcccgagaggctgcacacagagcttccagcacacgggcaaactagcgccttcccaacagccagccgttCTGGgagggacggccctccccgccaccttccccagctccacgcaagcttgcccggcgcggagcaggaacacggagacgggacggatgtgaagagctcattctccacacgagcaagcagagccgcaccagggtcaccgctgtgcctgcaggaccctgccaggccctctctgccccctcctcacaaagggccctcctccgccccacaggggctgcccctgggcacaaagagccctggggagctgggcatctcGGAGTCCTGctgcggagctggccaagggctcctgaggggacaaagctttcctcagaagggagtcagtctccgctacaatcatccctatcctcagggacgtctggattttacttTCGCTATGGAACGCTCCCTACCTGCTTGCTACGGGAGAGGGACatctgacaccaaagggactgtaccagctcgtgcgcaaaacactacggtgtgccatgagaccgacgagcagctctgacagcttccagggcaggcccgacccggcgcagggtgggggacaaacacaacgtacgcactctggtgctcaacggaattcccccgcagggaaggaggcattttcacggcgggctctttcccttccagcctctattccctactaaaaacgcaccatctccgagagccaggcttttctgcccagagtacaagtggaggcagcggccaagacacacttacctcccgagaaaagacagtgacgggctgtgacgtttaccacacccaggaagactcaaagttgcacaaagcacaccgtacaatgctggagggagggctttgccccttttccagttaccgggatctgaatggacattctaaacaggagaattacCTGGCCTGAGCCTGGAAACCAGtgaaaagaacgacgacacagaaatccgtctcagtgacccaggagcaaccccaggtgcaagAGGTCAGGAAGGattcagccgagccaggagaagtcagtgtggagcgagggctcaccctcctcacgctgtttcgagaaacccacagtcaaagtctgtgggccccggctcctaagcactccctcatggctcctgcaggcaccagccaaggcgacgggctcccgggagaagcagcccactggctcctgggcaagagttttgagtctgaaaaaggcagcgactcGCCACggcagacccgtcacaggacacacagtctgcagacgaggccaggaacggctgccgggagaacgggaagatcacctttcccaggacgagttccaacagagcatgaccaccccacttacctcggcctccggggccgccgcaggtgggcgggcacTGCCGGGCCACACcagagccgcgccaggtcccgcgtcggctaaaaaccacagaaaaagatgaaggattaggctttcctgcgaagacactgctgaagcgaaacaaaatcattgtgccttccttccttccttccccgtatcacactcgtttcttggaggaactggatactgaccccaggaacccctgcatgctaagcccgcattctctgtactgctgagctacatatatccttccccccagagcacactagtttctaggcacagagaacaagaaatgccagccacgttcactaacttacccagtgtataataagctccatgtgctccaccaacagaggtcagtgttttatgatccgtcagctcctgcggagccatttctacagtcccagtagcgtattcCGGTTTtctaatttcgggcttagtcgccccttcctaggaacacaaaacaagataaatcaggaaccgaacttcagatcatgtgcatacgcttagtcagtcaggtagacaacagttatttaccgaaactatcagaacataagccctatcctgggagaagctggcggtacaaataaaaggcagattctcctctctgctctgccagaggcacaggatccatgaaaacaaatcagcacagaaaagtttcaacagctctacaactgaggtgaacgggtacagtaacgccacaaaggacaggagagtccgctgcaggtggatagctcagggaatgctgggaaggccgtactgtttcgtaaaagagagatccagcgcagaggggacatgtggaggggctttggggaagggcagactgagtaaaaggagcaggtgggaaacagcgtaaggcattaaggaaactagaccactgttactggcggtggaatgggaagacaaaacatgctgccttgaaaatgaaacatcacttaattaatttcaagtgaggacggctaaaacaagaaccaactccaagatacacctaactttcccaggggtgaatttcttttcaatatcctctaataaactgtaagggaaagaccctgaaagaaagaatgcccatacagacactggtttcactaggtgagtctggaaaatgaacacaagtgcattatccagtcctacggcattaagcacagaatcacatcctaaattgtCAGTTAAAAACATAAGtgaaaaattctcatcagcagatgcaaatgtgaaaatgcacactcacgcCAACCCCCGGTTTAattctcagaatcccctggtacttatatagtcacacaaggacattaacaacaagagactgtacctcatcccaggaagattctcttcctctctcttctgtaaagtggcgcactgacacaccatctgtaaaatgtatttacaggtacattaatgagaatattcacgaatgtatattaaatccaccatgtgcgtctatctctgttcgtggatgtgtcaaaacaatagtggcagaaaagactttcaaagatttggagcattttctgaaaaaaatgcttaagtcacggttgggatatatttcaaaccaagtagtaagaggaaaacacgtaaaaaataatggatatggaagttgggtttgtgcactatgtatttctaacatttgaagttagctcttgtttttgttttttcttttcttctgtttttaaatggaggttccaggaatgagcacacggaattcggcatgctaagcaagcattctatttaccactaacctatgtccttccccgagtcaactagcttctcggcatagataaaataaaatacaaaacagtcTTTCActgttcactgccttacaaaacatgttagtttcctgaagcgcaaaagatctttgaggccttcttcccgtATCACACTTAGTCtaacatcagaccgagtgggagacaggtctcaggacccttgactgaagagaccacaggccccgagttcgggtgtttcttccataaccgatcatcggctgtggaatgtcagggctccactcgctgcagacagtgacggGGCGGGCTTGTCcgccagggagcccggaacgtggtgtctgttgaagacccgtgtgcagaaccgacaagtctgccctccgtcagaggaccctctttccctctacaacagacacctccctccccagggcaggacggcgaagacgcggtccatcaagtgcgtctgctaagggaccagagggacacggccgtgagcccagtcagggccgcccgtgcacggggaagccccggagagcgatctgcccttcttctgcagtgactcaaggaagaaacagaggactatgctttcctcttaccgagcggagtaGCTGGCGGTGGGGgtcgaggttgcacagggcagcAAGTGGGACCAGGttcaggtgcccagctgggcgacgacagGCCGCTCACGGGGCAGGCCACAcgggctggtcctcggaaagatTGGGGCCCTCcagcccacggggtgacctgcgggacagaagggagggcttggTTGAATGACAGACAAAAAGCCAACACCGACAatagccgaaacccaacgcagcagtcttcggcaccgggcaccctcccctgcaCTGGGTGCCCAGTTGGCAGCTACGCGGCATGCACTCCTTTagccctgggcctgcctgcagcctgggctgctcAGGAGGCTTTTGGGATAAAACACTGTCACCAAACTTCACTGTGATGACTGGGCATACTTATCCCCTAATTCCCAATCCATAGGCAAAGCCAGGAAGGTTTGTTCAAAAGGAAAATGCTCGTTGCAGAGATTATTCAATACAAAATGACCACTGGAACACAACTGAGTAAAATTACTTACTttggtttcctctgcctcctgagccgGTAAGGCGGTGCCATTCCTAACAGGGGTGCCAAACGGCCCTGAAGCTGTAAAGGGAGAGCAGCACTGAAGGCGGATTCTATCTGACAGATGCCGTGCAGGGGAAGCATGAGCCGAGCCCTCCGTGCCCTCCTCCAAGAGCTCTCACTCCCACCCACGCCCCGGTCTCTTCACAGAGGCCGCAGGTCTCCCTCACACCTCAGTTGACCCCGAGGACGAGGGGAGACTGGACCCCTGTCCCATGACGAGGACACCACAGGGCCTTGATTCAGGTGTTTTCATAGCTAATCACCCTGGATGTGGTCTCAGGGCTCAGATCCCTCGCAACCAACACTTACACAGTGGACTCACAGCACACTTCCTGGCATATCAGTCTGTATACAGATTATACATTAAATTAAGAAGGGTCTTTCGTAGGAAGAGTATCAACAACCCCTGACTGTgagctccacctcttcctcctcagcctgttgGTGAACGGTTAAAAGCCTTCTCTCTGACAGCGCATGTCTTGTATAAGTGACCAGATGTCacgtaaacatttatgaaagaattGGCCTCAATGACTCATGTTGTAATAAGCGGCAAAAGAATGGTGAGTTACATGGAGTAGCTGGTGGGAGACTTTAGAGTTACACGTTaactctgggagagggaggctaCGTAGTCATGTCACTTACTACCTGGCTACTCTAGGTCACTGTGCAAGCTTTTTTATAAGAACGAAGGGACCtgcaaaattagtgaagaaatgcctgctgccttaaagcagatcttgaatagaatatttacccaccaaggcaaatgaagaaaaatgtttttctcgttATGACATACTGCCTTCATTCTACAACGTCATCCAtgttattttcctaaaatgagaagaaaattcagccttcaaaaccgtgtctaggagggaagagagggctgaCGCTCATGTCTTCTAGTGCACAGAAACCAGCCATGCCAGCCACGCCAGGCAACCAAGAGACTGGGGGGCGGCCCGCAGTCCCTGGAGGGGCGTGAGCTCCACCGCtcacaggggacagagccctgctggctggtggcatgtaaagaaaacagcatcttgtcacccagctgtgaacctgttccccacagtgagtgtgtggtgtggtgtccaGGAAACCCGACAATACCCATGGGGACAAGCAGCCCACTGGGCGGCTCCTGCTGCAGAAATGGAGCTGCCGCACTTCACAATGCGCTCCTTACCtctcaggggagggtgcagcctgtacggtcctcctggggtgggctcctgcctcatgtattcctctgcctgcctccgtctgcagattgcatccaatcttaaagataaagaatggctTCAATACAAATTACACCACCAATTCCTCTACTAGGCACAAAACAAccagtccttaaaaatctcaaaacacccttaaaaatgtgtcaaaattctgtacctctgtttcaggtgggcaacttcccttctcagctcagaggagttttcccttctcaggtcagagttttcccttcttaattcagagatttccctctccagctcctgagccctgagctgtgggagaaaaacacatccacgttcagttgtggccgactgtgcacaaagggaaggaaggaaacaaattcttaccGAGCTGTCTTGGGCCTTCTTCTCGGCAAGAGTGACCTGAAAAAGTCAACACATCAAGAAACACCCCATGGCTAGGGGTTCTCAGGGCCACAATAGCTGTCTGCATCAGGTGCTGAGGACTCAgtgtgtcaggaggaaggcaggttacCTGGTGTCTCCAAGTGATCTCTGCTTCCCGCATTTGCCCGTGACATTCTTCAAGTCTTATTCTATGAGTTACAAATTGTTCCATCAGAGAAGACACAATGCTGGGTATGCTGTTAAATAACCTGCCCCAGTCCACGTTATCTgcactgcacactcacacacatcatctcaccgCTCAAGACACACTGCACACGGCTGCAGAAGCACAAAGCTGTCGCTGCAGCCACTCCTTCCGTCACTGTTACTGAACGCCTACCCGGTTCTGCGTGGACACAATTCCCCCTCCtgttctcagcatttccctcacGTGTCCTGTGCTGAGCGTCTTTCATCACAaagcttgattcttcctttccttacatcctgaccctacttcttacacctgggtctccccagcagcAGAGGAATGTTTATTGGTCCGACTGACGCTATACTAAACTGCTATCCTTAGGGTGAGAACGGTTTATAGTaccttcagaaacatctctgtgaaccGTCTCTCCACTCAGTCTGGCCAGCACTGGGACCAGGAAATTCTTAgtaacttaatactttttaaagttaaacgtttaagttaacatgtgtaaaacttaacacttttcctcctgtgtgaagccatgtatacaaatgtcttttgtttgggtcggtttatgatattgtgtctaaacattttagaaaagttttcaaaaaatccaacAGGTGTTTTCGGAGCCGCAGGTGCAGAGGAGCTGAACTCACCTGTACCATCTTGTCTCCTCTTCAGCCAATtttgcctcctcctttgctgccaacagctgctgctttcccaccagctcacatccgttcatgtccaccttcctgagaggggaaagaaactctgaaattctgccagtttccctcccagaaactggaagggaagaattccatgttcctttcgcccttccccataaatgctcaggctgataaatacacaggaaagaattaaagtacccccactaataaatatgaaaaaactacACTCAGGCCTCTGGCAAGTGTTTGGTATCTGGGCTTCCCTTCAGAATCCTCACCCTTAATCATTTATGCATaaagtaaacacacaggaaaagcccacGTGAGGTGTGCTCTGCGCCCCCCCCCAACCAGGCTCAGGCTCCTGTGCCTGGGACAGCACGAGCTCACTGTGTTTCAACGTGGGAATCAGGGTCTGACCAAGTCATCACAACCAAACACATTAGGGTAAAGCAAGCGTTCATGACTTGTTTGATTTCTCCCACAGAGAGCCCAGATTTCAGTCAAAACCTGGAGCAAAACCTGATCCtttaggaaatataaggaaatgtttgtttttgaaagcgggttaatgggtgtgatgtccatgacctctccctgagaatgacaggaaactcTGGACAAATTATGAAATCCATGATCGTATATACCAAATTGCTAACAAGCCAGAAAGGGACATGAGtccaagatggagaagaagaaagcccaggactgggcccacCTTCCCCGGGGGTCACCCGATAActgcagaggaaaccactgagatGCAGAGCAACTCGGCAGCCGGTGCCCCCTATGCACGGGCACCGCagtcaggcagctggagctcacGGTCCGTCAGTGAAGGTGATCCCTAGAGAGACCCACAGGACTTAGCTGGGATCCACGAGAGCTAcatgccagaaacaaaggtgGACAGGAGACACACGGGCCTCACGAAAGCTGGTTGCACTGACTGATCTCAGCCTCTAACCGGGTTAACAGGATGTAGCGCTGCTGGCGCCCTGACCACCTGGCAGCTGTAatgcccaccttctctgcagcaagttaacctcacacgaggcctcaaattttctctattttctacccaatgtctagagtttattaaaaatgatagacacatggcaggtcatgacactttgatgtggttgaaacctaaggacaataaaaatggacctagggggatccagataatgaagtgactaaatctggtccaagaacccgctaaaatctcaaactaaatacaaacaagactctggtaaccagttagaatgaacagaagcagcagattacagaaatcaaggtcgaaaaataaatgcacatctgtACTGATTGAATATGGTAAAGAAATTTTGGTGGTAAGTATTCTGAAACATATTACAATATCCACATAActccacacattcattcacacattgtcaTAATTAACACGGGAACGTCTTACCCTTCAGTGTCCATagttctctgtccactgatttcatcaaggacgcgtactttcttcacctgcctttggAAACCGTCTTCCTCAAGTTCTTTCAGAGATCCCGATGCAGCATGGtggtcttgcattttctttttaccctctataaacataaaacaactggctttgtgtgtgcacatgtgcactcaagagcttggctgtgctggggagtggagaaaggagagaattctgaaggcaggaatcccctttttaccttcccagtgcaaattcattgctattacaggcatgtttcattttattgccctccctggtaatacatatttttaaacaattgaagatttgtaacaaccctgagtacagcaattccattggtgacatttttttctggcagcatttgctcatttcttatctctgtgtcacatttttgtagttcctgaaatatttggttctttatcattttaattaaaacaggcatgacATTCCTTTAAGGCAAAGCCTAATCCAGCGGAAGTCCCCAGTTCTCAGCAATTCTATAAACCCTGAGAGATgtgaagaggcttcagaagaaaagtgtgaagccagcaggggttggcccatgaagtttaaggcaaaattccatctccactgcatacctgtgcaaggtaaggcgggaagagctgacccagaggctgctgcatgtgctccaggagatgaagctaaggcagctaatgaaggtggctgcactaaacaacaggttttcaatGCAGAGAACTGCAAGGGGAGGCCACCCAGCACCATCACACCTGGAGAGAAGTCAGCACCTGGCATCAAGGCTTCAATGGACAGGCTGATTTTCCCGTTAGCGGCTAACGAAgccaatattcatttaacattatgaaaatcctatgtcccatgagaatcaagtgaaatctactctgtgctccataaatagaacaaagcctgaatgacagcacatctatttacaacatgaatattttagcccattgttgagacctactgctcagaaaacaaaacaaaacataaaaaaaaatttctttcaaaatattactgctcatggacaatgcacaagtcatccaggagctctgatggagatgcatgagatgaatgctgtttccatgcttaacacgacatctattctgcagcccatgaatcaggagtaattatgactttcaagtcttattatttaagaaatacattttggaaggctttagctgccatagacagtgacaccaatgatgggtctgggcaaatgaatggaaaattttctggaaaggattcaccattttacatgccattaagaacattcgtgattcatgggaagaagtcaaaatatcaacatgaactggggtttggaaggaattgattccaatcctgatgtgtgactttgaggggctcaagacttcagtgcaggaaggagctgcagatGTGCTGAAAATAGCAGGAGAACTAGAGTTACAAGTGGATCCTGAAGATATGACTGattggctgcaacctcatgataaaatgtgcatgaatgaagagctgcttcttatggacaagcaaagaaattggtttcttgagatggaatctactggtgaagatgctgtgaagaaggttgaaataacaaaggacttagaagagcgtatgaacttagctgataaattaccacagggtttgagaggactgactccaatttggaaagaatttctactgtgtgtaaaatgtgtcaaattgcctgtgacagaggacttgttcctgaaaggaagagggaaTCCTGTCACAAACTTCAATTGCAAAAGCCACACCAATCTTCAGCAACTGCCACAAtgaccagtcagcagccaccaacGTTAATTCAAGACCATCCaccaaaatgactgtaactcaataaaaaaagttaaaaaaaaagaccatccaccaacaaaaagattaaacCTCACTAAAGGCTCCAATGATGGCTAgcagtttttagtaataaagagtattttcattaagttatgaacattggggtttttagacagtggtattgctcacttaatagactacagtgtagtgtaaacttaactgttatttgcactggaaaaccaaaaaaacccaaaaaaataagttatttgactctttttattatatttattttattctaggggtctagaactgaagccacaacatctcccaggaatcctgtatgtaaggttttcttcccaacaagcaacataccttccaggctgcagtccccagttGTCACAGCTCGCTGCATCGAACCCTCAGATCTGGTCTTCGAAACACCTGGCTGTAAGATAGATATGAGAAGACATTCAAGAAGTACTGATCCACAGCAATGTGCACATACTTAACATGAGAGGAATCATACGCTTGGAATCAGCTAAGACGGGCCATCTGCTTTCCGTGCGTTACAGCACAATTAAACACTGACACAGTGATGCTCGGTTCTCTGAGGTAAGCATCTCTTGGGGTGAGTAACAATCCTTACTCTCTTCTTGCTGCTGAGCTGAACGTCCTCctgcacatgcatttcttcagatttcactgtggcttcacagacatgagatttattaagagcaatttcaacttaaaacattctcattggtgactaaattcccaagaaaaataatttgagtagatatcaacatttaatcttctaagacatgagattgttgttccttgtgaaagctaatgtgtacagtggaaatcctgctgcaactggaggcatttacctcaaattcctgaagtgttcattgaaacagcacctttcaagttctctggagatgttcctttttccagtatATTCACACAGGATAGAAATAAATTATGTactaagatttcaatgaaaactcagggtgatatgcttaaaaagtgtaattttttttttccagaaacaaagtattttgctaactgcaaaacaaaccatagaaaataaatatattagccctGGTACATGTCCAAAGACCTTTGGTGAGCATTCTCTCCAGAAGAtattaaggcagtgaaatgattctgaacatacaaattttataaagaaaggaaagcaagtgttaTACGTTCCCTTACACATGCTTGAAAGCATCTGAGACTTTCCCTGAATTTCGGTTTGGGGCTGAAGACAGTGCTCCATTTGAGTTTACAGCAGACAGGGTCTCTTCCTTCAAGTTCTAGCACCGGGCATCCTAGCAGCTCATTCTGACCCTTTGcatcttgcatttccttcttcagctggtcctcttccactgccagcctgccaatctcttccagaaagccttggtttgttctgatgggcagttgcttctcttcaacccttttggaatcctgtcccttctcagccagtACCCACAACTACCCCTAAGTTTCATGTGATGGCATCTGatccaggctgggcccaggacaaatgtcaagcccataaagaaatgtggaaaaaagacCTCCAGGCACAGATTTTTCCTCACTTccacaggcttcctcctccctggacaaT comes from the Camelus dromedarius isolate mCamDro1 chromosome 15, mCamDro1.pat, whole genome shotgun sequence genome and includes:
- the LOC135323015 gene encoding transport and Golgi organization protein 1 homolog → MQRAVTTGDCSLEEGKKKMQDHHAASGSLKELEEDGFQRQVKKVRVLDEISGQRTMDTEGKVDMNGCELVGKQQLLAAKEEAKLAEEETRWYRIRLEECHGQMREAEITWRHQVTLAEKKAQDSSLRAQELEREISELRRENSDLRRENSSELRREVAHLKQRLDAICRRRQAEEYMRQEPTPGGPYRLHPPLRGK